In the Nothobranchius furzeri strain GRZ-AD chromosome 15, NfurGRZ-RIMD1, whole genome shotgun sequence genome, one interval contains:
- the uba1 gene encoding ubiquitin-like modifier-activating enzyme 1, with protein MSSSPLSKKRRLSGTETKTGSHCSSSNSVRTDLSHTPANGMAKNGNDAEIDEGLYSRQLYVLGHDAMKRMQNSSVLVSGMRGLGVEIAKNVILGGVKSVTVHDQGDAEWRDLSSQFYIREEDLGQNRAEVSQPHLAELNNYVSVTAYTGELTEDYLTKFQVVVLTNSTLDEQQRLGEFCHTKEIKLVVADTRGLFGQLFCDFGEEMVVYDTNGEQPLSAMISMITKDSAGVVTCLDEARHGFESGDHVTFTEVQGMTELNGCQPVEIKVLGPYTFSICDTTGFSDYIRGGIVTQVKMAKKISFKSICTSMAEPEFMLTDFAKFDHPGQLHAGFQAIHAFQKKHSRLPAPWSQADGEELLTLAKEVNSAQTGSAKVEQLNEALIKKMAYVAAGDLSPINAFIGGVAAQEVMKASTGKFMPVMQWLYFDALECLSEGDDVMLTEEECSPRNCRYDGQIAVFGTKLQDMLANQRYFLVGAGAIGCELLKNFAMIGLASGNGEVIVTDMDTIEKSNLNRQFLFRPSDVTKMKSDTAAAAVKKMNPSINITGHQNRVGPDTEKVYDDDFFESLDGVANALDNVDARMYMDRRCVYYRKPLLESGTLGTKGNVQVVIPFLTESYSSSQDPPEKSIPICTLKNFPNAIEHTLQWARDEFEGLFKQSPENAMQYLTDPKFMERTLKLPGAQPVEVLEAVYKTLVTDCPHSWADCVAWARNHWQCQYSNNIRQLLHNFPPQQLTSSGAPFWSGPKRCPHPLEFSTSNELHMDYVVAGANLFAQTYGLPGSTDRAGVVKILQDVKVPIFSPRSGVKIHVSDQELQNSNSSVDDSKLEELKSQLPLPEAFQFKLNAIDFEKDDDTNFHMDFIVAASNLRAENYDIPPADRHKSKLIAGKIIPAIATTTSAVVGLVCLELIKIVQGHKKLESYKNGFMNLALPFFGFSEPIAAPKHKYYEIDWTLWDRFEVTGLQPNGEEMTLRQFLDYFKNEHKLEITMLSQGVSMLYSFFMPAAKLKERLDLPMTEIVTKVSKKKLGKHVKALVFELCCNDLSDEDVEVPYVRYTIR; from the exons ATGTCCAGCTCCCCGCTGTCCAAGAAGCGTCGCTTGTCAGGAACAGAGACGAAGACGGGATCCCACTGCTCCTCCTCTAACTCTGTCAGAACTGATCTGTCACACACACCTGCAAAC GGTATGGCTAAGAATGGCAATGATGCTGAGATCGATGAGGGCCTGTACTCCAGACAGCT ctACGTGTTGGGCCATGATGCAATGAAGCGCATGCAGAACTCCAGTGTCCTTGTTTCTGGCATGAGAGGTCTTGGAGTTGAAATAGCCAAGAATGTCATTCTGGGTGGAGTCAAAAGTGTTACTGTGCACGACCAGGGAGACGCAGAATGGAGAGATCTCTCTTCACAG TTTTACATTCGGGAGGAGGATCTGGGGCAGAACAGAGCAGAAGTGAGTCAGCCCCATTTGGCTGAACTCAACAACTACGTTTCTGTGACTGCGTACACCGGAGAGCTCACTGAAGACTACCTTACCAAGTTCCAG GTGGTGGTGCTGACTAACTCAACTCTAGATGAACAACAGCGTTTGGGGGAGTTTTGTCACACTAAAGAAATCAAGCTGGTTGTTGCAGACACACGCGGCCTATTTGG TCAACTGTTCTGTGACTTTGGGGAGGAGATGGTAGTATATGATACCAACGGAGAGCAGCCGCTTAGTGCCATGATCTCCATGATCACAAAG GACAGCGCCGGTGTTGTAACATGTCTGGATGAGGCTCGTCACGGGTTTGAGAGTGGAGACCACGTCACCTTCACAGAGGTGCAGGGTATGACAGAGCTCAACGGGTGTCAGCCAGTGGAAATCAAAGTCCTGGGTCCATACACCTTCAGCATCTGTGACACGACAGGCTTTTCCGACTACATCAGAGGAGGGATCGTCACCCAAGTTAAGATGGCAAAGAAGATCAGTTTT AAATCCATCTGCACCTCCATGGCCGAGCCAGAGTTCATGCTGACAGATTTTGCTAAATTTGACCATCCAGGACAACTTCATGCAGGCTTCCAGGCGATCCATGCATTCCAGAAGAAACACAGCCGCCTTCCGGCACCTTGGAGCCAG GCTGATGGTGAAGAGTTACTGACTTTGGCCAAGGAGGTGAACTCTGCTCAGACGGGCTCTGCCAAAGTGGAGCAGCTGAACGAAGCGCTCATCAAGAAGATGGCTTATGTCGCCGCCGGGGATCTTTCTCCTATCAATGCCTTCATCGGGGGCGTGGCTGCACAAGAAGTGATGAAG GCCTCTACGGGGAAATTTATGCCTGTGATGCAGTGGCTGTACTTTGATGCTCTGGAGTGTCTGTCTGAAGGGGACGACGTCATGCTCACAGAGGAAGAGTGCTCGCCT AGGAACTGTCGTTATGACGGGCAGATCGCCGTGTTTGGCACAAAGCTTCAGGATATGCTAGCCAACCAGCGCTACTTCCTG GTGGGAGCCGGTGCCATCGGCTGTGAGCTGCTGAAAAACTTTGCCATGATTGGACTGGCGAGTGGGAACGGCGAGGTCATTGTGACCGACATGGACACCATAGAGAAATCTAATCTCAACAGACAGTTCCTCTTCAGACCCTCAGATGTTACT AAAATGAAGAGTGACACAGCTGCTGCAGCGGTGAAGAAGATGAACCCCTCCATCAACATCACAGGCCATCAGAACCGAGTGGGCCCCGACACGGAGAAGGTCTACGATGATGACTTCTTTGAGAGCCTCGATGGCGTCGCCAATGCACTAGACAATGTTGATGCAC GCATGTACATGGATCGGAGGTGTGTGTACTACCGTAAACCCCTGTTGGAGTCAGGCACTTTGGGTACCAAAGGCAATGTCCAGGTCGTCATCCCCTTCCTCACAGAGTCCTACAGCTCCAGCCAAGACCCCCCTGAGAAGTCCATCCCCATCTGTACTTTGAAAAACTTCCCAAATGCCATCGAGCACACACTGCAG TGGGCCCGGGATGAGTTCGAGGGACTTTTCAAACAGTCTCCAGAAAATGCTATGCAGTACCTCAC AGATCCTAAGTTTATGGAGCGCACTCTAAAACTCCCTGGAGCTCAACCTGTGGAGGTGCTGGAGGCCGTGTACAAGACCCTGGTCACAGACTGTCCCCACAGCTGGGCTGACTGCGTCGCCTGGGCTCGCAACCACTGGCAGTGCCAATACAGCAACAACATTCGTCAGTTACTGCACAATTTCCCCCCACAGCAG CTCACGAGCTCAGGTGCCCCCTTCTGGTCTGGCCCAAAGAGATGTCCTCACCCCTTAGAATTCAGCACTAGCAAC GAGCTTCACATGGATTACGTCGTGGCGGGAGCTAACCTGTTTGCTCAGACGTACGGCCTGCCAGGCAGCACCGACCGTGCCGGAGTGGTCAAGATCTTGCAGGATGTTAAGGTGCCGATTTTTTCTCCTCGCTCGGGCGTAAAAATCCACGTGTCTGATCAGGAGCTGCAAAACAGTAATTCCTCTGTTG ATGACTCCAAACTGGAAGAACTGAAGTCCCAGTTGCCTTTGCCTGAGGCTTTCCAGTTCAAACTCAATGCCATTGACTTTGAAAAG GACGACGATACAAATTTCCACATGGACTTCATTGTAGCAGCCTCTAACCTGAGGGCAGAGAACTACGACATTCCACCTGCTGACAGACACAAG AGCAAACTGATTGCTGGCAAAATCATTCCTGCTATTGCCACCACCACATCCGCGGTGGTCGGCCTGGTGTGCTTGGAGCTCATCAAGATTGTCCAAGGTCACAAAAAGCTGGAGTCATACAAAAACGGGTTCATGAACCTGGCTCTGCCTTTCTTCGGCTTCTCTGAGCCCATCGCTGCTCCCAAACATAAG TACTACGAGATCGACTGGACGCTCTGGGATCGCTTTGAGGTCACAGGGCTGCAGCCTAACGGGGAAGAAATGACACTCCGACAGtttttggactactttaaa AACGAGCATAAGTTGGAGATCACCATGCTTTCTCAGGGAGTGTCCATGCTCTACTCATTTTTCATGCCTGCTGCCAAACTTAAAGAGAGACTGGACCTACC GATGACTGAGATTGTGACAAAGGTGTCCAAAAAGAAGCTGGGCAAACACGTGAAGGCCCTGGTGTTTGAGCTTTGCTGTAACGACTTGTCAGATGAAGACGTGGAAGTGCCCTATGTCAGATACACCATCCGCTGA
- the arhgef3l gene encoding rho guanine nucleotide exchange factor (GEF) 3, like isoform X2, with product MEVEEPAETRNSWSAVSGDTYPVPCDHAGKKRKQDLAPETVIRILEDEEEEDEGDVASDHMKDPEEPSNKRVKPVGKSHSLTGVPTPVKTPALKRISQSISRSISFRTDARPLPPTALRTRAKASSFPRRRNSQCWSDTVESHNLTAKEIKRQEVIYELTQGERQLIEDLSLVKKVYYEPMLKLDIMTESELGHIFGTLDSLIPLHEDLLLRLECLRGSEKTVGEVGPTLLNWFPCLEAYVTYCCNQVVAKALLDQKKQEKRVEHFLRLCQESSFSRKLDLWNFLDLPRSRLVKYPLLLKEIQKCTPPEHPDEDTLPDALDMIQSIVTVVNNKTGEAECQFYRQGLVYLEESQRLSEIQQSRFLFCHGELKNNKGQRLHVFLFELALVLSRPGEDREGGQKFHVYRQPLPNALINLEEIPDGEAAGGGTFRGAFTGGNDKVKNCFRVSSRGRSKVNPYCLQANDSFSKQQWITSLRQAIVQSRDRSAQTSQSQLSLHPDPTLCHIAELSLSSDTDMADLTSR from the exons ATGGAAGTGGAGGAACCTGCTGAAACGAGGAATTCCTG GTCAGCAGTGTCAGGAGATACATACCCCGTCCCTTGTGACCATGCTGGG aaGAAAAGAAAACAAGACCTGGCCCCAGAGACTGTTATCAGAATCTTAGAG gatgaagaggaagaggatgAGGGGGACGTTGCATCAGACCACATGAAGGATCCTGAG GAGCCCAGTAATAAAAGAGTCAAACCTGTAGGGAAGTCCCACAGCTTAACAGGTGTCCCAACCCCCGTGAAGACCCCCGCTCTGAAACGCATCAGCCAATCCATTTCG CGATCCATCAGCTTTCGCACAGATGCCCGACCTTTGCCCCCAACTGCCCTGCGTACCCGCGCCAAGGCCTCGTCGTTTCCGCGTCGGCGCAACAGCCAGTGTTGGAGCGACACTGTGGAAAGCCACAACCTCACAGCCAAGGAGATCAAACGTCAAGAG GTGATCTACGAGCtgactcaaggagagaggcagCTTATAGAAGACCTGAGTTTGGTCAAGAAG GTGTACTACGAACCCATGCTGAAGCTAGACATAATGACAGAGAGCGAGCTCGGACACATCTTTGGTACTTTGGACTCCCTCATTCCCCTGCATGAAG ATCTCTTACTGCGCCTAGAATGTCTCAGAGGATCAGAGAAGACGGTTGGAGAGGTGGGGCCCACCCTTTTGAACTGG TTCCCCTGCCTGGAAGCTTACGTCACATATTGCTGCAATCAGGTGGTGGCCAAAGCCCTGCTTGACCAGAAGAAGCAGGAGAAACGAGTGGAGCACTTCCTGCGCCTGTGTCAGGAGTCATCGTTTAGCAGGAAATTGGACTTGTGGAACTTTCTGGACCTCCCTCGGAGTCGCCTAGTCAAATACCCGCTGTTGTTGAAGGAGATACAGAAGTGCACGCCTCCAGAGCACCCGGATGAAGACACGTTACCTGATGCT TTGGACATGATCCAGAGCATTGTGACCGTGGTGAACAATAAGACGGGGGAGGCAGAGTGCCAGTTCTACAGGCAGGGTCTCGTCTACCTCGAGGAGAGTCAGAGACTATCAGAGATCCAACAGTCTCGCTTCCTTTTCTGCCACGGAGAACTCAAGAACAATAAGGGACAG CGGCTGCATGTGTTCCTGTTTGAGCTGGCTCTGGTGCTGAGCAGACCAGGGGAGGACAGAGAGGGCGGGCAGAAGTTCCACGTGTACCGCCAGCCTCTGCCCAACGCTTTAATAAATCTGGAGGAGATCCCAGATGGtgaagcagcaggaggaggaaccTTCAGAGGAGCGTTCACTGGGGGCAATGATAAAG TGAAGAATTGTTTCCGTGTGAGCAGCAGGGGGCGCTCTAAAGTCAACCCTTACTGCCTGCAGGCCAACGACTCCTTCAGCAAGCAGCAGTGGATCACCAGCCTGCGCCAGGCCATCGTTCAGTCTCGGGACAGGTCGGCCCAGACCAGCCAGTCGCAGCTCTCCTTGCACCCTGATCCCACCCTGTGTCACATAGCTGAGCTCAGCCTCAGCTCGGACACGGACATGGCAGACCTCACCAGTCGCTGA
- the arhgef3l gene encoding rho guanine nucleotide exchange factor (GEF) 3, like isoform X1, with protein MKTSRKKANRELSFLPCIFVNFFHDLFRSAVSGDTYPVPCDHAGKKRKQDLAPETVIRILEDEEEEDEGDVASDHMKDPEEPSNKRVKPVGKSHSLTGVPTPVKTPALKRISQSISRSISFRTDARPLPPTALRTRAKASSFPRRRNSQCWSDTVESHNLTAKEIKRQEVIYELTQGERQLIEDLSLVKKVYYEPMLKLDIMTESELGHIFGTLDSLIPLHEDLLLRLECLRGSEKTVGEVGPTLLNWFPCLEAYVTYCCNQVVAKALLDQKKQEKRVEHFLRLCQESSFSRKLDLWNFLDLPRSRLVKYPLLLKEIQKCTPPEHPDEDTLPDALDMIQSIVTVVNNKTGEAECQFYRQGLVYLEESQRLSEIQQSRFLFCHGELKNNKGQRLHVFLFELALVLSRPGEDREGGQKFHVYRQPLPNALINLEEIPDGEAAGGGTFRGAFTGGNDKVKNCFRVSSRGRSKVNPYCLQANDSFSKQQWITSLRQAIVQSRDRSAQTSQSQLSLHPDPTLCHIAELSLSSDTDMADLTSR; from the exons ATGAAAACTTCTCGCAAAAAAGCAAATCGGGAGCTTTCATTTCTACCGTGTATATTTGTAAATTTCTTTCATGACCTTTTCAGGTCAGCAGTGTCAGGAGATACATACCCCGTCCCTTGTGACCATGCTGGG aaGAAAAGAAAACAAGACCTGGCCCCAGAGACTGTTATCAGAATCTTAGAG gatgaagaggaagaggatgAGGGGGACGTTGCATCAGACCACATGAAGGATCCTGAG GAGCCCAGTAATAAAAGAGTCAAACCTGTAGGGAAGTCCCACAGCTTAACAGGTGTCCCAACCCCCGTGAAGACCCCCGCTCTGAAACGCATCAGCCAATCCATTTCG CGATCCATCAGCTTTCGCACAGATGCCCGACCTTTGCCCCCAACTGCCCTGCGTACCCGCGCCAAGGCCTCGTCGTTTCCGCGTCGGCGCAACAGCCAGTGTTGGAGCGACACTGTGGAAAGCCACAACCTCACAGCCAAGGAGATCAAACGTCAAGAG GTGATCTACGAGCtgactcaaggagagaggcagCTTATAGAAGACCTGAGTTTGGTCAAGAAG GTGTACTACGAACCCATGCTGAAGCTAGACATAATGACAGAGAGCGAGCTCGGACACATCTTTGGTACTTTGGACTCCCTCATTCCCCTGCATGAAG ATCTCTTACTGCGCCTAGAATGTCTCAGAGGATCAGAGAAGACGGTTGGAGAGGTGGGGCCCACCCTTTTGAACTGG TTCCCCTGCCTGGAAGCTTACGTCACATATTGCTGCAATCAGGTGGTGGCCAAAGCCCTGCTTGACCAGAAGAAGCAGGAGAAACGAGTGGAGCACTTCCTGCGCCTGTGTCAGGAGTCATCGTTTAGCAGGAAATTGGACTTGTGGAACTTTCTGGACCTCCCTCGGAGTCGCCTAGTCAAATACCCGCTGTTGTTGAAGGAGATACAGAAGTGCACGCCTCCAGAGCACCCGGATGAAGACACGTTACCTGATGCT TTGGACATGATCCAGAGCATTGTGACCGTGGTGAACAATAAGACGGGGGAGGCAGAGTGCCAGTTCTACAGGCAGGGTCTCGTCTACCTCGAGGAGAGTCAGAGACTATCAGAGATCCAACAGTCTCGCTTCCTTTTCTGCCACGGAGAACTCAAGAACAATAAGGGACAG CGGCTGCATGTGTTCCTGTTTGAGCTGGCTCTGGTGCTGAGCAGACCAGGGGAGGACAGAGAGGGCGGGCAGAAGTTCCACGTGTACCGCCAGCCTCTGCCCAACGCTTTAATAAATCTGGAGGAGATCCCAGATGGtgaagcagcaggaggaggaaccTTCAGAGGAGCGTTCACTGGGGGCAATGATAAAG TGAAGAATTGTTTCCGTGTGAGCAGCAGGGGGCGCTCTAAAGTCAACCCTTACTGCCTGCAGGCCAACGACTCCTTCAGCAAGCAGCAGTGGATCACCAGCCTGCGCCAGGCCATCGTTCAGTCTCGGGACAGGTCGGCCCAGACCAGCCAGTCGCAGCTCTCCTTGCACCCTGATCCCACCCTGTGTCACATAGCTGAGCTCAGCCTCAGCTCGGACACGGACATGGCAGACCTCACCAGTCGCTGA
- the usp21 gene encoding ubiquitin carboxyl-terminal hydrolase 21, which translates to MPGSSGVNVEGSCEALCRTLVSQKGLQRETADISQSVLYTSLMGLLLVTDNEKENLVLGSGRVGLRNIGNSCFLNAVLQCLSHTHVLRNYCLLKSYKCEKFSKDEAKLMEAFSRVLSGLWDRAKGEKVVNPHQFYSIFKETVPYFSGYSQQDAQEFLRFLLDKLHTEINRRPNVKRTGKEPEQKYARIRISEEASATWKKQLERDDSFIVDLFSGQLRSSLHCSVCSHYSNTFDVFCDLSLPIPKRSFGGEVTLRECLDLFSQEEKLDKENSPMCERCNRRTECTKRLSIQRFPQVIVIHLNRFTTSRWSISKSTVYVSFPLVNLDLGPYGPVDCGSVLYNLYAICNHAGTVNMGHYTACCLDENGWCFYNDSSVTPLAEMQLQSNQAYVLFYQRSNSTTTARK; encoded by the exons ATGCCTGGATCCAGCGGGGTCAACGTAGAAGGCTCTTGTGAGGCCTTATGCCGAACCCTGGTGTCTCAGAAAGGCCTGCAGAGAGAAACGGCCGACATCTCCCAGTCCGTGCTCTACACCTCGCTGATGGGGCTGCTCCTGGTCACTGACAACGAG AAAGAGAATCTTGTTTTAGGGAGCGGACGAGTTGGCCTCAGAAACATAGGAAACTCG TGTTTCCTGAATGCTGTGCTCCAGTGTTTGTCTCACACACACGTCCTGAGAAACTATTGCCTCCTCAAGTCGTACAAATGTGAGAAGTTCTCCAAAGACGAGGCGAAACTCATGGAAG CTTTCTCTCGGGTACTCTCAGGCCTTTGGGACAGAGCCAAAGGAGAAAAAGTTGTGAACCCTCATCAGTTTTACAGTATTTTTAAAGAAACAGTGCCTTACTTCAGTGGTTACAG TCAACAGGATGCTCAGGAGTTCCTCAGGTTCCTACTGGACAAGCTCCACACCGAAATAAACCGCAGGCCCAATGTAAAAAGAACAGGGAAGGAGCCCGAGCAAAAATATGCCAGAATTAG GATTTCTGAAGAAGCTTCTGCAACCTGGAAGAAACAACTGGAGAGAGATGACAGTTTTATAGTAG ATCTGTTCTCAGGTCAGCTGAGGAGCTCGCTCCATTGCTCGGTTTGCTCCCACTACTCCAACACGTTTGATGTGTTTTGTGATCTGTCGCTGCCCATTCCCAAAAGGAGCTTTGGAGGGGAGGTCACACTACGGGAGTGCCTGGACCTCTTCTCTCAGGAGGAAAAGCTGGACAAGGAAAATTCACCA ATGTGTGAGAGGTGCAACAGGCGTACAGAGTGCACCAAGCGCCTGTCCATCCAGAGATTTCCCCAGGTCATTGTGATTC ATCTGAATCGGTTTACAACCTCCAGGTGGTCGATCAGTAAAAGCACGGTGTACGTGTCGTTTCCCCTCGTGAACCTGGACCTCGGGCCCTACGGACCTGTTGACTGTG GCTCAGTTCTGTATAATTTATATGCTATCTGTAACCATGCTGGGACTGTGAACATGGGCCACTACACAGCCTGCTGTTTAGATGAAAACGGTTGGTGCTTCTACAACGACTCCAG TGTGACCCCACTTGCTGAGATGCAGCTGCAGAGCAATCAAGCTTATGTGCTCTTCTACCAGCGCAGCAATAGCACCACCACAGCCAGGAAATAA